One Campylobacter lari DNA segment encodes these proteins:
- a CDS encoding ferritin family protein — protein sequence MKQYESYKCQKCGNEVEVQNVGGGKLSCCGQEMECITKDLTAVNLMKAFAGESMARNKYDLFADIAQEEGWHAIAKHFREAAENEKWHARAEFKAYHELVDGKALEETAKNLICAAEGENYEHTTMYPNFAKIAEDEGKRNIARLFTAIGKVEIEHEREYLALKKMLEEEDFFNSEVEELWVCEVCGHIHRGKKAPNACPLCKAPKEYFKREFLG from the coding sequence ATGAAACAATATGAAAGTTATAAATGCCAAAAATGTGGCAATGAAGTAGAAGTACAAAATGTAGGTGGTGGAAAGCTTAGCTGCTGTGGTCAAGAAATGGAGTGTATTACTAAAGATCTAACAGCTGTAAATTTAATGAAAGCTTTTGCGGGTGAGTCTATGGCAAGAAATAAATATGATTTATTTGCAGATATTGCTCAAGAAGAAGGTTGGCATGCTATTGCAAAACATTTTAGAGAAGCTGCAGAAAATGAAAAATGGCACGCAAGAGCTGAGTTTAAAGCTTATCATGAATTAGTAGATGGTAAAGCTTTAGAAGAAACTGCTAAAAATTTAATTTGTGCAGCAGAAGGTGAAAACTATGAACATACTACTATGTATCCAAATTTTGCAAAAATCGCAGAAGATGAGGGCAAAAGAAATATAGCAAGATTATTTACAGCTATAGGCAAAGTAGAAATTGAGCATGAAAGAGAATATCTAGCACTTAAAAAAATGCTTGAAGAAGAAGATTTCTTTAATTCAGAAGTAGAAGAATTATGGGTTTGTGAAGTTTGTGGGCATATACACCGTGGTAAAAAAGCACCAAATGCCTGTCCTTTATGTAAAGCTCCAAAAGAATACTTCAAACGCGAATTTTTAGGATAA
- a CDS encoding DNA-deoxyinosine glycosylase, producing the protein MQILTHPFKPFFDENSKVLILSSFPSIKSREENFYYQHSKNRFWRIFEILFKCELKTVQDQKVFLKANHIALWDVIASCKIKNSDDKTISYAKANDINIILDKANIEKICVLGKVASKYFSKFYPEQEFFELPSSSPANMNYSLENLVEKYSIIKENNGFSWSR; encoded by the coding sequence ATGCAAATTTTAACCCATCCTTTTAAACCTTTTTTTGATGAAAACTCAAAAGTTTTGATACTAAGTTCTTTTCCATCTATTAAATCAAGAGAAGAAAATTTTTATTATCAACATAGCAAAAATCGTTTTTGGCGTATTTTTGAAATATTATTTAAGTGTGAGTTAAAAACAGTGCAAGATCAAAAAGTTTTTTTAAAAGCAAATCATATAGCACTTTGGGATGTTATAGCAAGTTGTAAGATAAAAAATTCAGATGATAAAACTATTTCTTATGCTAAAGCAAATGATATAAATATTATTTTAGATAAAGCAAATATAGAAAAAATTTGTGTATTAGGTAAGGTTGCAAGTAAATATTTTAGCAAATTTTATCCTGAGCAAGAATTTTTTGAACTTCCTTCAAGTTCTCCTGCTAATATGAATTATTCTTTAGAAAATTTAGTAGAAAAATATAGCATTATAAAGGAAAATAATGGCTTTAGTTGGAGTAGATGA
- a CDS encoding ribonuclease HII yields MALVGVDEAGRGALAGDMHIGACKLLKNIDGLADSKKLSAKKREELYEQILYHSNFLILAFSPLQIDTLGLSQCLQLALKIIRKHFSEDEILYDGNLNYGVLGIKTMIKADMKVQEVSAASILAKVSRDQKMCYFSKLYNKYDFDKHKGYGTKAHIEKIKAFGYSPLHRKSFMLKCFEKSLFD; encoded by the coding sequence ATGGCTTTAGTTGGAGTAGATGAGGCTGGGCGTGGGGCTTTGGCTGGAGATATGCACATAGGAGCTTGCAAGCTTTTAAAAAATATTGATGGTTTGGCTGATTCTAAAAAATTAAGCGCAAAAAAAAGGGAAGAGTTATATGAGCAAATTCTTTATCATTCAAATTTTTTGATTCTTGCTTTTTCACCTTTACAAATTGATACTTTAGGGCTTAGTCAGTGTTTACAACTAGCTTTAAAAATCATTAGAAAACATTTTAGTGAAGATGAGATTTTATATGATGGAAATTTAAATTATGGGGTTTTGGGTATTAAAACCATGATTAAAGCTGATATGAAGGTGCAAGAGGTTTCAGCAGCTAGCATATTAGCCAAGGTAAGTCGTGATCAAAAAATGTGTTATTTTTCTAAATTATATAATAAATATGACTTTGATAAACACAAAGGTTATGGCACAAAAGCTCATATAGAAAAGATTAAAGCATTTGGTTATTCGCCCTTGCACCGTAAAAGCTTTATGTTAAAGTGTTTTGAGAAAAGCTTATTTGATTAA
- a CDS encoding oxidoreductase: MSLLLSELKIGKFYVKNRIVMPPMDMYETQVLDGKINQFHLIHYGARALGGVGLIIVQTCAINENAKIADNDIGLWGDFQIQGHKELVELCHHFGAKIAIQLNHSGRKNSCKDAISKAPSNIAFSEKFSKLHVLSKDEILQIEQEFIQSAKRAKEAGYDAVELHSAHGYLLSSFLSPLSNQRDDEYGGSFENRIRLLCDIIKRIKKEVDIALFVRISATEWQEGGWSLEDSKKLALILEKLGIDMLDVSAGGNINKPSLMPNIAPLYQAPYAKALKEVVKIPVSCVGLINSASEGEALLLGGVCDLVCYGRKLLRNPNFVNEAAAVLNEREKIMPNYSRAYL; the protein is encoded by the coding sequence ATGTCTTTACTTTTAAGTGAGCTAAAGATTGGAAAATTTTATGTAAAAAATCGCATTGTAATGCCCCCTATGGATATGTATGAAACACAAGTTTTAGATGGTAAGATTAATCAATTTCACTTGATACATTATGGAGCTAGAGCTTTGGGTGGCGTTGGGCTTATCATAGTGCAAACTTGTGCGATCAATGAAAATGCAAAAATTGCTGATAATGATATAGGTCTTTGGGGAGATTTTCAAATTCAAGGACACAAAGAGCTTGTTGAGCTTTGCCATCATTTTGGTGCTAAAATTGCCATTCAGTTAAATCACAGTGGCCGTAAAAACTCGTGTAAAGATGCCATATCAAAAGCTCCAAGTAATATAGCTTTTAGTGAAAAATTTTCCAAACTTCATGTTTTAAGTAAAGATGAAATTTTACAAATAGAGCAAGAATTTATTCAAAGTGCCAAAAGAGCCAAGGAAGCAGGTTATGACGCAGTAGAACTTCATAGTGCTCATGGGTATTTGCTTAGTTCGTTTTTATCACCTTTATCAAATCAAAGAGATGATGAATATGGTGGCAGTTTTGAAAATAGAATACGTCTTTTGTGTGATATTATTAAGCGTATAAAAAAAGAAGTTGATATTGCTTTATTTGTAAGAATTTCAGCCACAGAATGGCAAGAGGGTGGTTGGAGTTTAGAAGATAGCAAAAAACTCGCCTTGATTTTAGAAAAATTAGGGATTGATATGTTGGATGTTTCAGCAGGAGGAAATATCAATAAGCCTTCTTTAATGCCAAATATAGCACCACTTTATCAAGCTCCTTATGCTAAAGCTTTAAAAGAAGTTGTTAAAATTCCTGTATCTTGTGTGGGTCTTATAAATAGCGCTAGTGAAGGTGAGGCTTTGCTTTTGGGTGGGGTGTGTGATTTGGTTTGTTATGGTAGGAAATTACTAAGAAATCCAAATTTTGTAAATGAAGCCGCAGCTGTTTTAAATGAAAGAGAAAAAATTATGCCAAATTATTCTAGAGCATATTTGTAA